One Tenebrio molitor chromosome 2, icTenMoli1.1, whole genome shotgun sequence genomic region harbors:
- the LOC138123707 gene encoding kynurenine/alpha-aminoadipate aminotransferase, mitochondrial, with protein MANIDYNYFISPHASRRRPALTRELTKRAYAVKDTISLAEGMPNEVTFPFEKMQILLKDGSSITLQGQQLHAALQYIPTQGYPPLVKTLKEFMQKVHQPPNWQDRELLVTNGSQDGISKTIELCIQEGDPVLVQDPLYAGAEIVLKPFKAELIPVEHDQHGMSAQQLMNVLEDRKAKYTEEGGGCKMPKLLYINPTGSNPAGTTMPAERRKEIYNICCKYNILILEDDAYCFMHFLDENPPSFLSLDTEGRVVRLDSLSKVLSSGLRMAWITGPKQIIANIELHIQSSCLHSSTLSQVITENLFQVWGHDKFMEHLSFIRKYYKARRDLTIDSMERHLKGLCEWNVPTGGMFVWIKVKGVSDVYDMLMSRGLKKGITFVPGHAFMADPTKACNYIRASYSKVPPKQIEKAMKLLAELIREEHLLLRRKLDNCT; from the exons atggcaaaCATCGACTACAACTACTTTATTTCTCCTCATGCCTCCAGAAGAAGACCAGCGCTTACTAGAGAGCTAA CTAAACGTGCTTACGCAGTCAAAGACACAATTTCTCTTGCGGAGGGAATGCCAAACGAAGTGACTTTCCCGTTCGAAAAGATGCAAATTTTACTGAAAGATGGAAGTTCTATTACGCTGCAAGGTCAACAATTACACGCTGCTCTGCAGTACATTCCGACCCAAGGCTATCCTCCTCTGGTAAAAACCTTGAAAGAGTTCATGCAAAAGGTGCACCAACCGCCAAACTGGCAGGACCGTGAACTGTTAGTGACCAATGGGTCTCAAGACGGCATAAGCAAAACCATCGAATTGTGCATTCAAGAAGGCGATCCTGTTCTGGTTCAAGATCCGCTTTATGCAGGAGCGGAAATAGTG TTAAAACCATTTAAAGCGGAACTGATCCCTGTGGAACACGATCAGCATGGGATGAGCGCGCAGCAACTGATGAACGTTCTAGAAGACCGGAAAGCGAAATATACGGAGGAGGGCGGAGGGTGTAAAATGCCTAAATTACTATATATTAATCCAACGGGTTCGAACCCGGCAGGGACGACGATGCCCGCcgaaagaagaaaagaaatttACAACATTTGCTGCAAATACAACATCCTCATTCTGGAAGATGATGCATATTGCTTTATGCATTTTTTGGACGAAAATCCTCCGTCTTTCCTTTCTCTGGACACCGAAGGTCGTGTTGTCAGATTAGATTCCTTATCAAAAGTATTAAGTTCTGGTCTCAGAATGGCATGGATAACTGGACCAAAACAGATAATCGCCAACATTGAATTACACATTCAAAGTTCCTGTCTTCATTCAAGCACTTTATCTCAG GTCATCACCGAAAACCTCTTCCAAGTCTGGGGTCATGACAAATTCATGGAGCACCTGAGTTTCATCCGAAAATACTACAAAGCTCGTCGAGATTTGACCATCGATTCCATGGAACGTCACTTGAAAGGTCTTTGCGAATGGAACGTTCCAACTGGCGGGATGTTCGTCTGGATAAAAGTGAAAGGTGTCTCCGACGTGTATGACATGTTGATGAGTCGAGGCTTGAAGAAGGGTATTACTTTTGTACCTGGACATGCTTTCATGGCTGATCCCACGAAAGCGTGCAACTATATAAGAGCTTCTTACAGCAAAGTGCCTCCCAAGCAGATCGAGAAAGCCATGAAGCTTTTGGCTGAATTGATAAGGGAGGAACATTTGTTGTTGCGTAGGAAGCTAGATAAttgtacttaa